GAGACACTACTTATATAATTTAGTTTTTCTGGAATCGAATATACAACATAAAAATAACGGATACGAGCGCATGCATCATCTGAAGTCAAGATCAAGCGTAGGGTGAGGTGAGAGGTCATGGTCTACGACAGTCGCGGGTAGAAGCCATGGTAAAAGTAGTAGCAGGTGGATAATTATCACCGGTTACTGCGACGACAACAGTATGACCGTCCGTGAAGCGGCTCAATTCATCTCGGATCTAACCACGATCGTTGTCCTTGGGTGCCTATATGTGGTCACCCTGGCTGTGGGGGCACTCTATTACGAGATGAAGGAGTTCGTCAACTACCCCACCCTACTTCGCTCACCCTGACGGGTTCGCTTGTGGAGGGTGGGGCTTGTCCGTGAACTCGGCCTCGAACCCGTCCGGGTGGGCATTGAACTTACGGACACGGAGAGGTTCGGAAGCCCGTCATGGTAGATGATGACCTGCGTTTCGGGCTGGGCCAGTACAGTTTCACCTCTGACCGCGGTTTCGGAAACTTACCTAAGACCCGTTTTCTTCCACATCTTGTTGGAATGAGCAAATCATTGGTTTGAATCGCGGAACCGCTCCATGATCTGCAGTGACTGTCGGAGATGCTGTTTTGTATCGTCGTTTTCCGCAGACTGAAGTGCGATCTGGAGATGTGATTCAATTGCTTGAACAGATTCCCTTTCAGAACGTTTCATAGAACGGTCACCTGCCTCATTGTTCTCACCCATCAATATATGAAAGGATCTGGCCCCCAGTACATATCTTTCGGGGAGAGTTTTCAGGAGGTGAAAAGACTTCACGTTGCGGTTTCTTCCTATACGGTATTTTATTTAATTCTGGATTCGTCTCCCTATCTCTTCTCACTTTGGCTTTTCCTGAATACGGGAGAGATACACTGTTAATTCACAAAAGCGCTGGTTTCATTGAGGTGCTAATCGTATTCTGACAAATTGAGGACCACGGACCTGCCGTCGTACATTCAACTGCTTGCACCGCTCACCACTTTCAATTGCCCCGCTAATATACAGGCCGGGCTCTATAAAATCAGGAAACCTTGATTGTTGCCGTTGTACTGATTGTCCCGTCTGTCCTGTCCCAGTTACTGTCACCTCATAGATGCCACCAATATAGCGTGCTGGGAGATTAACGGTGGGTGACGGAGAGACAGAAATTTGGGCTCTCTCCCAGGAATAGTTGCTACGACCATGACTACTGGTATTGTTTGTGAAGGTACTACCATCAGATTGTGCAGAATCAACCGTCCAATCTGTCCAAAGACCGTCAACTATTATTTGGTCAATATCTACTGCTGAGATAGAGAGATCTACGGTGCCGCCACCAGCCGTTGTGTCGCCAGTTGCAGAAACGGATATCGGGATATCCAGTTCATTGCGGGCGGCTTCTGCGTCGAGATATCCGTAACCAATTTTTCTGTTTACTGGGGCCCCAACACTGCCGTCATCAATATCACGAGCAGTCGAAAAGAGCGCGTCTCTAATGTCTGCATTAGAGAGCTTTCGAATATCCGCGAGCAATCCAACGACCCCAGCAACATGCGGGCAAGCTGACGAAGTGCCATAGAACTCTCCAAAATAGGCATCCGACTGAGTTCCACATGAGTCCATTTCTAGGCCACGCCCTCCAAATATATATTGGCGATTTACACACTCTGCACGTACAGATACTACAGCTCAACTGATAAGGAGAAGAGATGCGAGCACGGCGGGATATTGGATTGCAATCTCTGTACACCCACTCAATGCTATCAGTTCACTTGATCTGAATGAGTGCTGTATCGGTTACTGATGTATCGCTACTTGTGCCGGTGATCGTGACTTCATAGGTTCCTCCAACGTAAGGTGGATCAGGTAATTCTACCGTTATTGAGGGCGAAGCACTGTCTATCGGTTCTGGCCAAGTGAGCTCGTACCGACCCTCTTGAGAGAGCTGTGAATCTGGTGATCCATCGCCTGGGTTTTCGCTTACAATTTTCCAATCAGTCCAAAGTTTTTCAAAGACAATTTGTTCCACATCGTGTGCTGAGACTGTGATATCTGCTTGACCGCCTCTTGTTATCGATGCACCGGATGCGCTCACAGAGGGAGATCGTGAGACAGCTGCATTTGCCCAAATACGATTATGTCCGAGTGACCCTAATTCTACACGTGAACCATCACTTAGGTCGTTTCCGTCTATACGGACCGCGTACAAAGCGTTATCCGCTGATCCAACGTAGAGTGTGCCATCTACAACGGTTGGCGCAGACACAAGAACATCATAGGTCACAGCCTCCCAAACGATAGAGCCATCAGTTACGTCTAGTCCATAGATCTTGTTGTCTGCACCTCCCACGTAAACGGTCCCACCGGCAACTGTTGGCGAACTTTCTCCGCCTACACCGATATTAAAAGACCAGACCAAATCTCCATTAGTCGCATCAACTGCGTATACATAACCGTCGCTAGACTGGAAATAGACCGTTCCATTTGCTACCGTCGACGAACTCCAGATCATCCCGCTCGTCTCAAATCGCCAAAGAACATCGCCGTTTGCAGCATCTATGCTATAGAGGTAATTGTCAGAAGATCCGACATAGGCCGTTCCATTAACTACCGTTGGTGAACTCCCGACTCTACCACCTGTTGGTACCTCCCAATTTTTCTCTCCACTCGCTGCATCTATAGCATATATCGAGTTATCGTTGGATCCGATATAGACCGTTCCATTAGCTACTGTTGGTGAGGATCGGACTTCACCATCTGTTGAGAACTCCCACTCTTTATTGCCGGTTGCTGTATCCAAGGCGTAGAGGTGGTTGTCGAAACTTCCGACATAGACGGTGCCATCATACACTGTCGGAGATGATTGAACAATTCCTCCAGTCGAGAATCCCCACTGTTTATCGCCAGTATCAGCATCTAGCGCATATACCATCGTCTCAGCGCTAGATTCCTGTGTAGTTTGCTGTTCAATATTCGTTGCGCCCTCTGGCCCATCTCCCGCCGATTCTTCGACCTGGGCTGAATCACTCGTAGTAGTAGACCAGTGGCCCGCACCCACGTAGACATTCCCGCCGACAACAGTCGGTGATGAGAATACTCTTGCTCCAGCATCAAATTCCCACTCTTGGGAACCGGTCTCAGTATCTATCGCATAGACCTTCTCATCCGCACTTCCGGCATATGCTGTCCCATTCACAACGGTTGGTGATGAAGATACCCAATGATTTGTTTCATACCGCCAGCGTCTGTCCTTGGTGAATGCAGCTGCCTCAGCATCGAGGTATCCCCATCCAATCCTCGTATTGAATTCGCTTGGATCGACAACAGCTGAGTCGCTGATCGAATGCCCGGAGACTGTTAATTTCTCTCGTGCAGTAGCAACGGAAGCATTGACCTGATCACCGAAAAGAAGTCCAATTGCACCACCAATATGCGGTGAAGCAGCTGAGGTGCCATTGAATCCACCATCGTCCTCAAGTGCACCATATCCGCCATATTCTCCTACTGCAGTTGTTGACACCATTGATGGGCCCGCAATATCTATTCCTCGTCGGCCATCCTGTGTTGGGCCTCGTGAAGAGTAGGGTTTGAGGTTCTCTTTGTCTGTAATGCCAGTGCTTGTGGCCTGCACTGCTGCTACGGCAAGCAAATTCTCGTCGGGGCTTGTCGCGGGGATACCGATACTTCGAGACGCCGTTGTAGGACCGTCGAAGAAAGCACGACCCCAATAGAACATATCAAAGTGTTCGTCACCAGTCGCGTTAATTTTCTCAATCTCTAAATAGTACGTTGAAAGCCCACCTCCACCATGCTGGCTCGGCGACAACGAAACAATCTCGATAGGATCGTATGTTTGCTGTGTTATGATTGGGTCCGTCGCATCTTCTGTTTCATAGAGTCGTGCCTCATAGCGTTGGTTATCTTGAGCCCAATCCGCGTCCCAATGGATGTGAATCTCTGCTGGAGTATACATTGGATCCATTTGAACAGGATATCGAGTTGGCGTTGAAAGCGAGGTGTCAAATACCAGGAGGTTCTCGCCGTTGTTCTCAAATTGCCCATCCCAGTGACCGCCGTCCGCTTCATTTCCAGCTGAATTCGCAAATAGTCGACCGCCATCCGTGAACTCGTCAATACGACTACTTATTGGATCTTCTCCATCAATTCGGAGCGATGTAGAATAACCGAGAGACATTGTCGCTCCATCTGGATCGTACGTTTCAATCGCATCAAAGAGTTCGCTGGGTGTTCGAGGCCCGAGTGCAGAAGCGAGAATCAGCTCAGCATCAGGAGCTATATCTGCAACAATCTCTGCACAAGCAGTGCCGTGCTGTTTCGATGTTCCGTCATATTCAGAATCACTCGTGAACTGGCTATCTGGGCCGATGGTCGCAATGATCTGGTCTGCGTATTTCGGGTTGCCAGTATGGAATGTATGATCGATGATTGCAATTCGGGCGCCGTCTCCTGTGATTCCCTCATTTTGAAGGGTGTCGGTGTTCATAACCTCGATACCTTCCGAGATATACTTATCTGCTACTGCGTGCGCCTTTGGAGCACTTCGTTCCTGAAGGTGGCGGACTGACTTTTCATTTGCGAGATTCAATACCTTCTTCGCAGGAACATCCACACCGATATATCCGGCGTCTTCTGACCGGATATCAATTCTATGATCTTCAATAGCATCCTTAACATCCTCTACTTGCCCAGGCTCTGCTCTCACATAGAGTGGCAACTTTTCTTCGGCGTCCACTTTTGCCCCTTCCAGCCCGCTATCTGTCACTTTCTGCGCTAGTCCGCCTGCGATCTTTGATGGGTTACTTTCGCTCATATTTCCCGGATGTTAGATGTCTATGACCGCCCGCTTGCCCACGCTACTATCAGAACCGTTTGCTGACACACCCACCGTTTGTTATTGTCTGCTAAATTATTTTTGATGGAACCTATATCTGCAGATGTCTCCATTCGGTCTCTTGAACTGTACTCTATTCGTGTGTCAAAAATATATAGAACCGGGTTCAAACACCTTGTTTAGACGGTGAATTTCGGCTCGTTGAGGGGCTGTACTTCGATCAATGATGAGCAGACGCCGTCAGTTCAGCCTGTCCGATTGCTTCGACGGCCCAAATTGCCCAGTTGCTGCAATCAATCCAAGCTGATCAGACCGATCTCAGATCGAAAATTATCGATGTTCGTCAACGATTCCTCCTCGGACGTTCGAAAGCAGCACTCTCAACCGCCCTGACTAGCGTTTAAACACGGCCGGGTTCAAATGAAGTGAATAGTCGTCTCTAAGATCTAGTTTTACTCCAAGAAACTACTCCTCTAGTCCACGGCGTTGCCCTTCGATTCATTGAAAATTCTATCAGACGTGTTCTAAGGCAGAATATACGTCATCTTGAGAATCTCTCTCTACCCGTTGGTAGTATTCGTTTTCGTTTCACGGGTGCCGTTAAATTCTCCGTCGTTGTGCGTTTTCGATTCTAGTGGTTTTTGGACTTTTCTCACGTCCTCTTCCATCGACAGAGGCACTAAGTCATCGATGTGGACGTACGCCGTCACATGATCTTGATATTGGCTAATGACCTCAATCTGATAGCATTGCGGGAGCTCCACATCCGATTGTAGCATAATCATGACTTTGACTGAGTGATCCGCTGGCCGATACTCCACTCTTCGTTCTTTTGCAGCCGATTTCCGATCTGAGGCTGCGACGATTTCTTCCAGATCTCCGGTTAATGGACTTGGTACCGGAAGCCTCTCAACAAGGTCATCTCGTGCTGCTGGTGGTACTGGAGTGCGTTCGTCTGTTTGGGTTTTGTCGTCCGTTGGCATCATCGTTTCTGTGGCTGGTGTCTTCGGTCTCGTTTCTGGATTTGGTGACCCAGTATTCGCTCCTGTAGCGCTCTCCTGATCCTTGGGTTCTGCCTTCGTTGAAGTTCCAGTTCCTAGACAGCCACCAACGAACACAGAACTGAGTACTGCAAGTATTGCGCGCCTCGTTCTCATCTTTATCACTGGGGCACACTATGGCGGCTACAGGTTTAAAACATCCTGAAATGTTGGCAATAGAGGTGATTGGATCTTCAGAAGTAGTCTAATGGAGAAAGTGCAAGAAGGGAGGCGACAATCCTCTCTACAAAATTGAATTGGGAATATATCTATCCAATAATGAATGTTGCCGTTGTTGTCCCTGTCTGGCCGTCAGAATTGGTCCCAATGATCTTGAATTGGTATTCACCACCGATATACCGGCCAGGCAACGAAAGAGTGATTGACGGGGAGGTAGAGTTTTGTCTCGATCCATAGCTAATTGTCAGATTTCCACTGTTAGCGATCGAATCAGAGATAGTTCCACCGTCAGGATTTGTCGCCGTTAGTGTCCAGTCTAGCCAGAGCTTCTCGATTGAAATTTCATCTATCTGATTTGCAGAGATTGAGATTGTTCCTTCGCCCCCAGACGGGATACCGGTTTCACCGCTTGCCTCAATAGAGAATGTTGTCGTAGCTTCGTCGTCAATTGTGAAGTGCTGACGATCTCTGTAGATACTTCCCTGATCATCAACCGCCCAGACGGTAAGTGAGAACGAATCTCCTGTCGAGAATTCTGAGGGGAGTGCTATGTTGAATGTCCCTTGACCTTGGAACTGTGTTCCAAACGATTTTTCTTTGGGGTAGGAGGTCTCGCTGAAGGCCATCCCAGTGAGGTTTGCGCCACTGGGCACATCAAATGAGAATTCGGTAGTTTCTCCCGCGACAAGGGTGTCTGATGTTGACAGGGTCCCCGGATGGTTGGGATACAGTATCCACGCAACGGAATCACTATCGTACCGTGAGAGGTTGTTAGCTAGTGTCCGGAAACCAACGTCAGATGGTATTTGAATTGTTGCGCTGTCTGTCCCATCACTGCCAGAAACCATCTTTGCAGTTCCGAACGTTCCTGCTTGGCCATCAGCGTATACAGCGTCGAAGTGATAGGGAACTCCTCCCGCGGGATCTCCCGTTTCGACATCAGTAACACTGATAGAATATGTTCCTGACTCACCGGGTGCAGCATTTGGAACATCAAAATCGAAATCATACTGCACTATATCCGTAGAGACTGAGTCAGTATATGTCGTACCGTTATACTGCATGCCGATGGTTCCCTCAAGATCGAACCCATCAGGTGCATTGTTAGGGAGTGACGTTGAGATTGTTGCGGTTCCGTTGCTATCGGTTGTTACCGTTGAGGAGTAAACTGGTGGGCCATCATAGCCAAATCGAAGAAAAACCTCAACAGTTTGTCCGCCAATAGCATTCCCGTCATCAGTGGCCTCAATATCCACTGAAACAGTCTGACCTGGCGCGTGCTGATAAGAGGTATTGGCCGACAGTTGGACGGTAGAAGTTTCCCCCCCTCCGTCAGATGGATTATTTACTGGGAGCCAGTCATATTCTAGTGGGATTGTTTCTCCATTGGCAGTCTGGGCCTCTGCATTCAGATCCTCGCCACTGTAATCGGACGGAAGACCATATTCCATGAAGAAGAACCCATGCTCGTCTGTCGTCGCTGACTGCTCTGCGACGAGATTGTTCTGTGAGTAGTCCGAATAGATACTTACCACGATATCTGTATTCGCTTTCGGACCGTTAGAGGTATAGAGATACCCACCATATGCGTTCGTTGCACCTATAAGTGCTGACCGGAGATCATAGTCACCAGCGGCGATCATATCTACGGCCTGCACATATTCTGTCGCTAAAACAGAACCATTCCGTTCAGCTTCAATTCTATAGTCTCCCATTTGTGAGGGAGTGAACGAAATCGTAGCAAACCCGTCCGATTCCGTTGTTTTTATTGTTTCAGTAAGTTTCGACCCGTTTCGCAAAATGCGCAGTGTGAGATCAATATTTGAAGTTCCCTCGTCGCCATCGTGAGCAAAGAATGCAAAGGTAGATTCTTCACCCACGAATATATTCTCTCCACCGCGACCGCTTGTGGAGATAACATCGACCCCCACACTTACCTGAGTAGATGTCCTCACATCGTTTTGGTCAGACACCGTGATATCGTAGACGCCCGTATTCCGGGTTGATTGCGAGAGGTCATAATTAATTGACCCACCACCCTGTGAATTCGTCGTCGTAGAAAATGATTCAGTCGCCCCATCTGGGCGAGTGATAGCGATATCGAGCGTTTTATTCGCGAGTCCTGCTGGGATTGTCCCGCTATCATCGTAGGCGCCAACCCAAATCGTCGCAGAGGCCCCCGATGGAAGTGGCCCCCGATTAAATTGGCCAGGGCCCGAGACGAGCACGGCAACTGTTGTCCCGTTGCTTTCGCTTATACTCGCCGTCGTCGCATTGGTTTTGATCCCGCCAGAATCTGAATCCGGCTTTTTCGAGATTACTTGCTCGTTGCCGTCTTCATCCTGCACTGCATACTCAACGCGATCCTGTTCTTGTGTGTCGAACCCAAGATTTGCCCGCAATTTTTCACCCATGTGGAAACCCTACACCACACTATCATGACTACAACTATTAATAAATTGGCTAGTTGCAGATGGTTGCTCGTTTTCATCGTCCCAGATACAAGATAAGGAGAACGCGCCGTCGTTGATATCACAGGGGTCGATAACAATGTCGCTTTCGCCAACGCTCTTGTGAAGTACATTGTTGATGGGTCGCTGTCTTGCGATTTTGTCGAGTTGCCAGGACGGGACGAGTCTGTTTCAAACCACGCTCTCATTAGCTTGAGTGGCAGTCTGCGAATCTCACAGAGATCCGAATCACGATATCAACAATCTGCTTCCTAAGAGCGATCATCGATACTCCTCGACGATTCCTTCTCCGACATTCGGAAAATACTGCTCTTAACTCCTCTGACTAGCATCTAAATACGGCCCTTATTTGCGGTCGTGCTTTGTTCACGGCACCCTCTATTTGAATTCACTCGCTTGGATTGAGATGGGAATTGCCCCCTTCATCGACCCGAGTCGCACCACAAGGACCCCGTCCGCATCGACTCCGCTCCCGGCTGTCCGAACCCGGTTCACACACCCGGCGAAGTATGTCGAGTTCGATACCATTTCTGCCGAACCCCCCGTGATCTCCAACCCCCCGAAATTCCCGAATCGCGCGGAACACCCCTATGTATTGGCTTTGATCCGCACATACACCCTGGGTCGTTCCCCGCTAGTATACCAGTTTCACCCCCCAATCCGCGCCTAGACACACCCGAAATCCCAGGATCGTAGTCGCCCGACGACAGGCCCGATTCGGCTATATTCGTCATACAACAGCGCTCTCGCGGCGATTCCGTCGAACACACCAATGGCCGAAACATGTCAACACTCCCTATTCGTCGCACCCCCACAATCGGAAATACCTAGCCGTAGAGCGGGTGTTCCGCTAAGTATGCAACAATTCAAAATTGTGGCATCTATCGCGTTCCGAGTCTCCCACGGTCGCGCTCCGTGGGGATTTCGGCCGACTGAGAACCCTCGGGGGTACCACAGTCTTTCGCTCCGGCGCCCAGCCGGGATTCGCGCTTCGATCCCGTGGATTTTCCACTATACTAGCGGGGAATTCCTAACCTTACATTCCGGTATTCCACGGGTATCAGCCGGTATCGGCGGATAAATACCGATATCTGGGGGTTGCAGATTCGGCTAACCGGGACTGAACGAACCCTCCCGCGGACAACTGGTGTCCCCGGTGAACACAGCAACAGTGTCCTGATACTAACCGACGACTATCGATCGAGACGTGATACGACAGACTACCGACGCCAGATAAACACCCGCGTTCGCTCCATTCGTTCGTGTCTGTCAACCAGTTCGTGCCCGGTTAGGCATCTCTGCTACCCCGCCGACGCTAGTCACCGGCGACACCAGCTGTCGCCGGCGTCGACCCTTCGGGCTCCGCTGACTCAGTCTCCAAACGCGCCTCTCCAGGTATTTCCGCGTCCGCTGGCAACACCACCCGGCGCTCTTTGTATTGCAGCCCATCAGCACGGCGCGACCGCAACTCGTCGTACAGCCGGTGGTTCGACAAGTCCAGCAGCGCATCGATCGTTCGCCGGGCGAGCTTCGTCGCGTAGTCGCGACTCACGTTTCCCTCCTGAATTCGAATCCACGTCGCTAACTCACCGGCGTCGAGGTATTCACGGACACCATTGCAGCCTTCGTTCCAGAGGTCCGCAGTTGGTTTCTGACGGGCTTGCCAGACGCGTGCGGCCAACCGGTCAGGACGAGCGTCCGCGACGGACTGGAGCGTCGCCTCGTCCAGCTGTGCGAGTTGCTGGATGGGGAGCAGGTCTCCATGAGCGAGTGCCACATTCCCATCACGATCGAGCGGATCGGATTCTGCGGGCAGGCGGATGTATTTCCCGTCGTCTTTGCTGATCCGTTCGACAGCGTCCTCGTGAAGGTCGAGCAAATCGTCCTCCAGTATCGGTTTGACGTGCTCCCAGCGGAGGTGTGCGCCCTTCTCGAGTTCACGCGACTGGAGTTCCCCGATCATACTCCGACTTGATTTCATGCGTTTCCGGAGCGCATCGAGGAGGGCATCCTGGCGCTCGACGGTCGCTTCGAGATCGTCGACTTGCTCCTCAGCTGCGTTGCGCGCTTGGCGCTCGGATTCGAGATCGGTTTCGAGGTCGTCGATGCGGGCAGCCTGCTGTTCGACAGTCGCTTCGAGGGCGGCGACGCGTGCTTCGAGCGACTCACTGTCGGTCATTGACGATCCCTCCGGGAAGGTAATGTGGTGAACGAGCAGCGGTAGCTACTACACAGGCCACAGCAGTCTTGCAGAGCGATGCGACTCGTCGTGCGGGATGTTGAAG
The window above is part of the Halosimplex rubrum genome. Proteins encoded here:
- a CDS encoding S8 family serine peptidase; translated protein: MDSCGTQSDAYFGEFYGTSSACPHVAGVVGLLADIRKLSNADIRDALFSTARDIDDGSVGAPVNRKIGYGYLDAEAARNELDIPISVSATGDTTAGGGTVDLSISAVDIDQIIVDGLWTDWTVDSAQSDGSTFTNNTSSHGRSNYSWERAQISVSPSPTVNLPARYIGGIYEVTVTGTGQTGQSVQRQQSRFPDFIEPGLYISGAIESGERCKQLNVRRQVRGPQFVRIRLAPQ
- a CDS encoding outer membrane protein assembly factor BamB family protein; this encodes MSESNPSKIAGGLAQKVTDSGLEGAKVDAEEKLPLYVRAEPGQVEDVKDAIEDHRIDIRSEDAGYIGVDVPAKKVLNLANEKSVRHLQERSAPKAHAVADKYISEGIEVMNTDTLQNEGITGDGARIAIIDHTFHTGNPKYADQIIATIGPDSQFTSDSEYDGTSKQHGTACAEIVADIAPDAELILASALGPRTPSELFDAIETYDPDGATMSLGYSTSLRIDGEDPISSRIDEFTDGGRLFANSAGNEADGGHWDGQFENNGENLLVFDTSLSTPTRYPVQMDPMYTPAEIHIHWDADWAQDNQRYEARLYETEDATDPIITQQTYDPIEIVSLSPSQHGGGGLSTYYLEIEKINATGDEHFDMFYWGRAFFDGPTTASRSIGIPATSPDENLLAVAAVQATSTGITDKENLKPYSSRGPTQDGRRGIDIAGPSMVSTTAVGEYGGYGALEDDGGFNGTSAASPHIGGAIGLLFGDQVNASVATAREKLTVSGHSISDSAVVDPSEFNTRIGWGYLDAEAAAFTKDRRWRYETNHWVSSSPTVVNGTAYAGSADEKVYAIDTETGSQEWEFDAGARVFSSPTVVGGNVYVGAGHWSTTTSDSAQVEESAGDGPEGATNIEQQTTQESSAETMVYALDADTGDKQWGFSTGGIVQSSPTVYDGTVYVGSFDNHLYALDTATGNKEWEFSTDGEVRSSPTVANGTVYIGSNDNSIYAIDAASGEKNWEVPTGGRVGSSPTVVNGTAYVGSSDNYLYSIDAANGDVLWRFETSGMIWSSSTVANGTVYFQSSDGYVYAVDATNGDLVWSFNIGVGGESSPTVAGGTVYVGGADNKIYGLDVTDGSIVWEAVTYDVLVSAPTVVDGTLYVGSADNALYAVRIDGNDLSDGSRVELGSLGHNRIWANAAVSRSPSVSASGASITRGGQADITVSAHDVEQIVFEKLWTDWKIVSENPGDGSPDSQLSQEGRYELTWPEPIDSASPSITVELPDPPYVGGTYEVTITGTSSDTSVTDTALIQIK